The DNA segment AAGTGCATGGAAAATGAAATATCAAAATACCAGCTTTTACCTTGTTCCAGTAACTAAtttatgctaaaataaaagcaaaatactgcggatgcgggaaatccaaaataaaaacaagaaatgctggaaccactcagcaggtctggcagcatctgtggaaagagaagcagagttaacgttctgggtcagtgatccttcttcagaactaactcagttagttccaaagaagggtcactgacccgaaacgttaaccctgctcctctttccacagatgctgccagacctgctgagtggttccagcatttcttgtttttatttataattaaTTTATGCTGCTAGCTTGTGAACATTGCAACATCTTTCCACACATCACATTGTTCTAGCCCCAACCCAAACACATAGTATTTCAAAAGTGCTAGATTAGTGAGCTATGGACAGTTTAAAAAACTTAAGTACTATATGTTGGTTGCAGCTATACAACTTGATAAAAGTATAAAAATCTGGTCAGAACAATAATGTTTTGGGATTGTGGAGGAGTTAGTTCCAGCAGGAAGATATGTTGCTCCAGGTTTCATAAATGCTTGCTGGAACATGCAGAAACAGTCTAAGTAACTCATCCCCTCCGTGGGAAAGTGGCTGGCCTTCAGTCAGAGCTTTTAAGTTTACAGGTATGACATCCTGCTGCACTTTAAGATCAGTGTATTTGACATATTAAGTTGAAACAAAAACTCAACTGTCCAATTGACCATTTTAAAAATAGTTTGTTGGGACTTCTTTTCCTGTGCACATTTCTTGCCAATCTGCTTTGCTCTTGTTGGCTCTTTGCTAGGAGCTCTGGTGGCCTAGGTCATCCCTCCAGTACCTGACTCAGTTGACTGTTATTCAAGTGCAGGCTTTGACAATGAATACCAGCCACAGCGATCCCAGTCCTATACAAACAATGCATATGCAAAGGTTGAATTGCCATCAGGTACAAGGAACCTAACCCAGTTTAACCCCCATCCCAAAACCAAGCAACATCAAATCAACTCCAGCACTCACAACACTATGGTTTTTGTGGTTCATTTGGAGGTGCCAAATCAGATTGTTCATATTAGATGCAATGCATCAGGAAGTTCATAATTAATGTCTTTTGTATAATATGGAGATCTTGACTATAATTAGGTCACATTACTTTAGGCTTCAATGTCAGATCCTTACTGAGTGCCTCACAACATTACTGGCTACTATAAAATCTGGTGTACCTTCACAGGCCTGTAGGTCACAGAAGTTCACAGCACAGGAAATAGCCTGTTGCACCTGTGTTTGCTATTGAATTGCTCAAGTCAAAAGCTATCCCACAGACATGTTTCCTTTATCTCCTCAATCCTGTattactagttcggcctcaactggagtattctgcccagttttgggcactgcacctaaggaaagacgtgaggacattggagagagtacagaaaagattcacgagaatggttccagggatgaggaacttcagttatgaagatagattggagaaattagaactgatttccttggagaagagaaagctgagaggtgatttgagagaggtattcaaaaccatgagggatctggacagagtggatgtagagagaaactgttcctactcgtgaaaggatcaagattgagagggcacagatttaaagtatttagtaagagaagaaaaagtgacgaggaaaaactttcacgaaccaagtggttaaggtctggaatgcgctgcccgagagtgtggtggaggcaggttcaattgaagcattcaaaagggaattagactgttgtatgaaaaagaagaatgtgcaggggaatggcactgagtgaattgctcttgcggagaaccagtgcagacatgatgggccgaatggcctccttctgcactataacaattctgtgattctgtattacCAATATttgtagatttttttaaaaaaacattttttcatTTGTTTGCTGTTCACCTAGCCTTTGCATTTCTGAAAATGAGGCAGGCTGCAGGTCACTCTCAGGATAATTCATCCTAAGCTTGCTCCCTGGAAGCACATGGAGGCAAGACATTCCCTTCAAGGACACTGCAATATCACTTCCCTGACTACACTGAACAGGACTGCAATGTGGTTTTGAGGAAGTCACAAATGTCAAAAGTAAAAAGATAACACTGAACACAGACATGCAATTTTCTCACCTCATCGATCAACTTCCTAGCGTTGGCTGTGGTGTAATCTCCGGCAAAAAACACCACCAAGCACAACTCTTCGCTGTTCTTTTGTCTCTGGCCCCGTGTGACTGGAATAATGCTCCTGTTCAACTCTGTGGAGATCCGAACTGATTTCAGCTCTTCAGAATCAGGAAGAGGAACAAAATCCTGGGGCATCGCATCTTCAGGCAACAAGATCCAGTTGTTCTCATCTGCAACAGGGGTGAAGTCATGGATGTTGCTCCAGTTGTTGTTGAAGATGCTCAAGCCTGCATCTTTGAACTGGTAGCCCAGCTCGGGATAGTAATATTGGAAACAACCAAACTTCATGCCCGTGGATGATTCAATGATGGGCTGCGTTGCACAGCAAAGGAAGATGTCCATTTTTTTGCAATCCCGTGTACGAAATTGCTGACAAGCCACAACACATTTGCAGTCTGTGCAGTCACGAAAAAAGACACTGCCCTTGATAGGTCCCAGAAATATCCTGCAGTTGGTGCAGTCGTCAATGGTGATGGTGGCAGAGTGGTCAAAAATGTAAATGTTGCAATTTTCACATTCTTGGATGACAAATTGCTCACCAGCAACTTTACCAGGCAATCGACCCACTGTCTGATCCTTTAACTGAACCAGCATATAGTCTTTAACATCAATctattggaataaaaacaaaaagaaagTTACTTTAAATATGCACAAAATTTTCTGATCCAATGTACTGAACAGAGATTAGTCTTAGAGTGGAAAGTTTTTGATATCTTTGCCCGTGTTACATCTGGTTAAGGGACAACTAGTCTCAGTTGGTCAGGACGGTGGCAAGCACAGGAAGGCGGCGAGCACAGGAAGGCCCCAGGTTCCAACTCTGAAAACTAAATTAATTGATCTCAACTGGAACAATGATAGAGGTGGTATCATTTGCACCAGCAAGCCTGGGCATGACAGAGGGGGGAAAAGAATGGCTAAAGTTCCTGATTGCCACGAAGAAATCCCCTGCTAGTGGTGTAGATGTGAATGAGAGAGGGGACAGAATCATGATCAGCTACTCACACAAAGAATGACCACCGGGTGAAATACTACAAGATGTCCACAGACCCGTGCCCCAACAAGGAGTCAATATACTCAAGAGGTAAAGGGAGAAAATTATTAGGAATAAATAAAAGGTGGAATCTCATTAGGAAAGTCCTGGGTTCAATTTCCAGTTTTTGCTGACCCCAGCCGATCCCAGTTGAGTAGTAGCTTCAAAATGGAGAGGGCAAGGCGGCAAAGGAATCAATGCCTAGGTTACTGCTCCTTTTGCTATCAAATGACTGATTTGAGAGAATGACTGATATGGACAGATGCAAAATCAGGCTTGTCCTCATGGTCAACATGCCTACCCAAACAAAAATGTTGCCTCACATGTATAATAATCACTTGTGTAAGGAACCAGTGGGATACCCTATAAGCATGCAACCTGAACCTAGTACATATCTGCCATCAAGGGGTAGGTTGGATACAAGAACGAAGTGTGTAAAATAAGTGTAAAGGACCTTAGTTATAATGGTTCCATCTGCATGTTCCTCCCTTGTTCAACTTCTCCAAATATTTTAGAAATTTATGCCCCTCAAATTTACTGACAATACACAATTATCCATGATGGTTTTCTTGTAGGTGGAGTGAGGGTCATGCATATGGTTCAGTTGGTCTATGAGCTCAAGTTGTACACTATGTCCATCATACTACCACAAGTGTTATTGTTCAACACTACATAAATTGAGTCTGGCATTCACAGTTCATTCTAGAAGTGTTGGGTGGTTTTAAAGTAGTTACAAAAATATATTTGCTGTCagatgtcagcttggctcagttgaaaCAGAAGTCTGAATTTCAAACCGCAGTCCATAACTGGAaatcataatccaggctgacagttcACTTCAGAAGTGAGAAAATGCTGTATTGTTAGAGGCACTGTCTTTGGAAGAGACAGAAACAAAGACCTCAACTGCCTGTTCAGGTTGCTGGAAAAGATTCCGCTGCACTGCtcagaaaagagcaggggagttcttccagtcTACAATCCAAATTTACTCTTTGATGCTATGAGACATTCCAAAGATGTaaaaggagctatataaaatgcaaattctttctttatagTTCAGACATCAGATAGCAGTGCTGATCTAACATCCTTATTCTAACTACTAAATTACAGCTTTTCTAGCAATATAAACTAGCAGAGAGGGTTAAAGAAAAGTCTGTTTAATTTTAAATCATGAGTACCATGTTCTAATTGAATGTAAGAAAAAAAGcttctccaattttaatcactccatgattggtggccataccttcagttacCTAAGCCCTCAGCTATGGGATTCCCTCTGTACACTTCTGCCTCTCTATCTcgatttcctcctttaaaacattccttaaaacctctctCATCCGACCTGATGTTCTCATGTGGCTTTGTGTATTTTGCCttatacgaacataagaaataggagcaggagtaggccattcagccccaccattcaataagatcgtggctgatccgaCCCAGGCCTCAACTCCCGTTTCTGGCCTCCTCCGCCTAACCCGCGACTCGCCGAGATTTCAAATATCTATCTACCTCCTCAAGTATGTTTAGTgaactagcctccacaactctctgaggtagagagttccagagattcaccaccctctgagagacgaaattcctttgcaactcagttttaaatgtgtgcccccttaatcTGTAGTCTTacatgccttggggcattttattacctTTAAGGCACTATTTAAATTAAAAACCTCATGTTCGTCAATACTCAGCAGTCATGAAATTCTATCCTAAATTAGAGGATGTGTGGCAGGAAGTAGCCAGCCTTGCTTCCCTCCTCTCTATGCCTTCAAGATCAACTTTTTCACTTCCACTTCTCAAATGAAAGTGGTTTTAGCATACATAGTCTTGAGCTGTGTGATGTGCAGCAGTTACACCAATGCCAGAAAACCCACCAGTTCTGTCATTAACTCCTTTATTAGCTTACCACAATGACATTTCGACAAACAGTTGCTTTCACATATTCACAGCACATCACTGGTAAAGTAACTTTCACCTCCAACTCATTTTTGTTAGTTGAGTTAGGCTGTAACAgctgtactgcattcagttctgggctccacactttagggaggattggccttgggagggagtgcagtgcagattcaccggaATGATAATTGGGTtaaaattacaaaaaaaaaaggTTGTGTAGACTCAGCTTGTATTCTATTGAGTACAGaaaattaagggatgatctaattgaggtatttaagattaaAAGATTTAATGGGGTAGATGcaaagaaactatttctgctggtgtgACAGcccagaacatgggggcatagccttaaaattagaactaggctgttcacgtgtgaagaggtgcttcctggcACCAcataagggtagtggaaatctagaattctctccctcaaaaagaCAAGGCTAGTCAAGTAAAAACAAATCAAGAGAGACAGAGATGTTtgttaaaaagggtagcaaggcaGGTAAATAGAGCTGAAATATAGATCAACCATGAGGCTtgtgaggctgaatggcctcttgctaTGTGTTCGCGTCAAAATTTAGATAACATTTTATTTCAATATCAATATATTGGCTACAAATACAAATTAAACATTCAAATAATTTGAGAAACCGCAAAATACAAATGGTAAATGAGTTGAGAGGCAcaagaaaaacattttaaaaataaaccAAATTGTTTGCACTGTAATCATCAGTGCCCAAATGCAGGCAAGTCTCCTCTTAAAAAAAGGATAGTCCCATTGAGTGTGAAGTTTAGTTGCCGTACATACAAAAGGAGGGGAAAAAAATTGTTTGGCTAACAAGGTTCAGCTGAGCTTTCAGTGACGGTTTAACACGTAGGCCCAGATTTTGTAAAAATAGCACGGCTATCTTTTGCTGAGAGACCTGGCATTGAAATACATGGAATGGCACAAAGTTGCCATATTTATCCACTAGATAAGGACTAAACACACCAGAAGTTAGGGCTTATCCAATTTTGTGTAAACGGATTAACAGTGTAACAAGTCTGAATTACTGTCAAACCACCTCTCTGGCACAAAAGCCCATACAAAGTCTGTGGGCAGGTGCAAGTGTAGTGAACTAGCATCATtcgttcaccactgactgcaaaatacaGGCCGTAAACTTACACTACCCACGCTGAGATTGACAGTGGTGAAAGGGTCCACTAATTTAACTCCCATAAGTGGATCTCATGTCTAAACAGTTTGTCTACCTTCTGAGCGGGCACATGCAATGGAAATAGTCACGCTACTGGCAAGACATCGGActgggagcaagaaacaccaggtcAGACCTGGCTTTCATCCCCTGTTGGTTGACTGATTACACTAGTTCTTGTTTGTATAATCAGTGATTTCAGACTCCAGATACTTTCTTCAATAAAGTACAGCCATTAACATGCATTTTTATTATCTCAACCTCAGCCACAGTTTTCCCAAAGAACACCTGCTTCACATCCCTTTCCTACGCAATTAATATGTAACTAGTAAATTATATTTACACAGGCACAGCCTAATTTTAAAACCTGGTGCCTACACAATTAAGGCATATGTAAGCTCCATAGTTAGCTCATGCAAGTGTAACCTAATTACAAATGCTGGAACCTGCGGGCCTAGTAAAGGTCACTGTTCAAACATCCAGTAGCCTTCCAGCTTGGGCAggcctgctttctttttaaaaaagatGCACTCAGGAAATGGGCGTCgccagcaaggtcagcatttactgcccattcccaATCACCCACAAGATGGTGGTGGTGAGTAACAGTACAATGTACTTAACAAGTTACCAAAATCTCACCTGTCTACTGACGGGCAGCGTCACAGCTTGGTACTGAATAGATTTGGGTGAGGTACTAAAGACAAACAACTGTACTCCAGCAAAGAGTAAATGGCTCCAGTGTGCTTGATGCAAACAATGAATACCCAAAATAGGGATTGTGTTAACATACTTTCCATTTAAATACAGTAAACAAACCCCCACCAGAAACTGATTTTGCATCTGTAGCTGTAGTACAGATATTACATAGCAGAGTTTAATTATACTGGGATGTTCAAGCCACGAGATAATTTACAGAATATTTCTAGGGTAAGTTCTATTCCACACATGGATAAACCAAAACATGTTTAAACACATCACCTCTTCAACTACATGCTGGAGAAAGATTCCCCACTGAAAACAAGTTCCCCTTCCAGTCATACTGCTATCAGTGAAcaggaaacacagactgactgatgAACAGTAACCACAATCTCATGTCTTCCATCATGTCAATATATCCCAAATCACTAATCCATAgtaagctctcctcacttattccaaATTATAAAATTTTGTTTTTCACCAAACTTTAAATCGAAAATCAGACATATCAGTGGATTTTTCTCTTGGTTCTTTCATGTTTACAGCTCCACTGCAAAACAAAGTGAGATGCTGGGGAGTGCTCTATACTCAGTTGCACTGGGTTTTTTGTTGTTTCTGAGAAAAATTATCTACAATCCAATAGGAGCGACTGAAGTAGAAAACCCTTCACGAATAAATACCTAACATTGCTATAATTAGGAGTACAAGTTTACTTGTATACAAACAATGTATATCATGTACCCTGTCAAGACAATAGTTTTTGCTAATAATTGAAATCCATTTCCAGTGCTTGTTTGGACAGGTTTTTAAAAAAGGTAGCCAGTCACCCGTGTCCTGTAAAAACCAGAATTAATTGCACTAACTCATATGCGTCAGAAGAGGTTTTTCCCAAGAGGTTTCATTATCCAAGAATCATGAGCTCAATTTTGTCTAATTAGTACTTTTAAGACAGATTCCAGTAAGCCTTCACATGCAAGGTCAAGTGGGAATCATTTGTGCAACTTTTGGGGACCAGTGGTAAGGCAATCTTCAAATTAGATTCAGGTCAATACTTTACGAAACATTGCACAGGACACCAAGATAGGAAAAAGAGTAGCAGTAACACTGAGTTGACCTCAAGTTTGTTAAATTGCAGACAGGAGATATGACGGAGGGAGGTGAAGTGTACCATAATTGTGAGGCCTTGAGCAAGACTGCAACAGGTCAGTCTTGAACACAATGCTGTTTTAAAATAAACTTCAGATAACATGGCACACTGTAAAAGCATATGCAAAGTTCCAGCAATACATAACCCGGTTCCTTTTCAGTTGTCAAAAAAAAAAAAGAGCCTTGGGTGGGGCACAGCAAGCTAATGTTGTGAAATATGCAACTTCTTCAGTGCAACGTATAGGCATATTCCATCTACCAAATCATCTTCCCAACTAATTCTACAAGGGGCACTACAAGCAAGGTTTTGTAGActgctttttttgaaaaaaatcaaATTTATATCTCACAATAAAACCATTGCTGAGATTACACATCCTTTAGCAACAATTGACTCTTTGCACTTGTCATTTGAATCACATAGGCATAAGGCTAAATAAATGAGTCTTCATTCAGTAGAGTCAAAAGAAAGACACGCAGAAACACTGAATTTCAGTGGAAGACTTCAAATTTAATCAGTTAAAAAAGGTGTTTATAAACAATATATTGAATTTAAAGGAAATGACAAATAATTACTTCAGAGTCCCCTTCCAAAGGCTTTTTCTTTTATCATTAAGCAGATTAATAGCTTAGCCTTGGTTGCAGATTGCAGGAACCAGGATAAGAAACTGCATAATGTCTGAGCCAATGATGAACAAGCTAGTGAAGCAATGAGCTCATTTATGT comes from the Heterodontus francisci isolate sHetFra1 chromosome 6, sHetFra1.hap1, whole genome shotgun sequence genome and includes:
- the rp2 gene encoding protein XRP2, coding for MGCLFSRKSKEKNREKKKAAAAEEEPKQYSWDQREKIDVKDYMLVQLKDQTVGRLPGKVAGEQFVIQECENCNIYIFDHSATITIDDCTNCRIFLGPIKGSVFFRDCTDCKCVVACQQFRTRDCKKMDIFLCCATQPIIESSTGMKFGCFQYYYPELGYQFKDAGLSIFNNNWSNIHDFTPVADENNWILLPEDAMPQDFVPLPDSEELKSVRISTELNRSIIPVTRGQRQKNSEELCLVVFFAGDYTTANARKLIDEMAEKDFALVQTKEISMRTDDANRVFKEKAADFIPLLQQGPVVALEFNGDGAVEACQNIVSSVFSVSKVFVSENKSSASQDVDNFYNYADIQMGM